One part of the Lytechinus pictus isolate F3 Inbred chromosome 3, Lp3.0, whole genome shotgun sequence genome encodes these proteins:
- the LOC135153656 gene encoding endoplasmic reticulum membrane sensor NFE2L1-like isoform X1, with translation MIRKKLPYESVLAIALMLSVLRIDWTDYLREDILVTNSGFSDTILGPSVGLTETQFHNLYNSVGQTHSTKDIIRDSFYYDRSVFRELDSLYEGVSSVSSSRRRVEVTTFLLDQLESNDRSSGQLMVAQQPTNPTNGNVNININSGNLEQPMHHDSDSDEGFEEMDTGLEGAVGQSHSVSPTPSDELSIEDMDLIESLWRQDIDMGVCPDTYPYKADLKPGFTDDLKKQGLDLWDYSIDGETGEYVPGPQQDFEEEVQRTVQPQVPVPHPPPPQDTQPPQESSLSLEDCLQLLEDEYSPDTAQSELSPGLSQQETEQRWHDLATIPELQGSIPELLPTPNLNNTQEEYSTQQPLFIPPVANVTGSLVPEVTELSQPQLLNDVFAVNASTNGMVSLQNATQSQQQPILLPPTRNDSFNNFPNVDAQSHSTNATASAPSNNMTDYLMQTLQMNAVSASAPFPAANLSTAENSSSLLMELLNSPSSAHPINPLDLDFDEQMQDVIAALGEDSESLTNDEDSDGSIFEGEGATGYSSSSDQDSFKGATGGYGFSRGHERQYGSDSSSNSYSSQPPKMENVKHNHSYAAPSQSQMQNGNGAQNMSHNGTNGSSKLNRDEKRAKALKLPLCIEKIINLPVDSFNDLMKKYELTDPQMQLVRDIRRRGKNKVAAQNCRKRKIDAIQFVESTVGELRMERDKLVKERDNIDKEVSEMQQRYAELCEEVFSSVQDEHGSPVDPNDYTLQQMPDGTVYLIPRNSNQRDRDEQSM, from the exons ATGATTCGCAAGAAACTTCCATATGAGTCGGTGCTAGCGATAGCATTAATGTTGAGTGTTCTTCGAATTGATTGGACAGATTATTTAAGAGAAGATATATTGGTTACAAACTCAGGATTTTCTGATACAATTTTAGGACCCAGTGTTGGGCTAACAGAGACACAATTCCATAATTTATATAATTCAGTTGGACAAACACATTCAACAAAGGATATCATTAGAGATTCGTTTTACTATGATCGGTCAGTGTTTAGAGAACTTGATTCCCTCTATGAAGGAGTTTCATCTGTTTCCAGCTCAAGGAGAAGAGTGGAAGTGACAACTTTTTTGTTGGATCAATTAGAGTCCAATGATCGGTCAAGCGGGCAGTTGATGGTTGCTCAACAACCCACAAACCCTACAAATGGCaatgtcaacattaatattAATAGTGGAAACCTGGAACAGCCGATGCATCATGACAGTGATAGTGATGAAGGTTTTGAAGAGATGGATACAGGATTGGAAGGTGCTGTGGGGCAGTCACATTCTGTCTCCCCAACACCCTCAGATGAGCTCAGTATCGAG GATATGGACTTGATTGAAAGCCTATGGAGACAGGATATTGATATGGGTGTTTGTCCTGACACCTACCCCTATAAGGCAGACCTAAAACCAGGGTTTACAGATGACCTCAAAAAACAAGGCCTTGACTTGTGGGATTACAGCATAGATGGAGAGACAGGAGAATATGTACCTGGGCCTCAACAAGATTTTGAAGAAGAAGTGCAACGAACAGTCCAACCTCAAGTACCAGTTCCTCATCCTCCTCCACCTCAAGACACACAGCCTCCACAAGAAAGCAGTCTGTCATTGGAAGACTGTTTACAGCTCCTAGAAGATGAGTATTCACCAGACACAGCGCAATCTGAACTTTCCCCTGGGCTTAGTCAGCAAGAAACAGAACAGAGGTGGCATGACCTTGCCACTATTCCAGAACTTCAAGGTAGTATTCCTGAGTTACTgccaacaccaaatcttaacaaCACACAAGAAGAGTACTCCACTCAGCAACCACTTTTTATCCCACCAGTGGCTAATGTCACTGGAAGTCTGGTTCCAGAGGTCACTGAACTGTCACAGCCTCAGCTGTTGAATGATGTCTTTGCTGTGAATGCTTCCACCAATGGCATGGTGAGCTTGCAGAATGCCACCCAGTCACAGCAGCAACCTATACTTTTGCCTCCCACACGCAACGACTCATTTAACAACTTTCCAAATGTGGATGCGCAGAGTCACTCTACAAATGCCACTGCAAGTGCTCCTTCTAACAACATGACAGACTACTTGATGCAAACATTGCAGATGAATGCAGTCAGTGCCTCAGCACCTTTCCCTGCTGCCAACCTCAGTACAGCAGAAAACAGCAGCTCTCTCCTCATGGAACTCCTTAACTCGCCAAGCTCTGCTCATCCAATCAACCCATTGGATCTCGACTTTGATGAACAGATGCAAGATGTAATTGCTGCTCTTGGAGAAGACTCTGAGTCCCTGACGAATGATGAAGACAGTG ATGGATCAATCTTTGAAGGTGAGGGTGCAACTGGTTACTCATCTAGCTCAGATCAAGACAGCTTCAAGGGTGCAACTGGAGGATATGGTTTTTCAAGAG GTCACGAGCGGCAGTATGGCAGTGATTCCAGCAGTAACAGCTACAGTAGTCAACCCCCTAAGATGGAGAATGTGAAACACAACCATTCATATGCTGCACCTTCACAATCCCAGATGCAGAATGGCAATGGTGCACAAAACATGAGCCATAATGGAACAAATGGCAGCTCCAAGTTGAATCGAGATGAGAAGCGTGCCAAGGCTCTAAAACTTCCACTCTGCATTGAAAAGATCATTAACCTGCCCGTTGATTCTTTCAATGACTTGATGAAAAAATACGAGCTCACAGATCCTCAGATGCAGCTTGTCCGTGATATCAGGAGGCGTGGGAAAAACAAAGTCGCTGCTCAGAATTGCCGTAAACGTAAAATAGATGCCATCCAGTTTGTGGAATCAACAGTTGGTGAGCTGAGGATGGAGAGAGACAAGCTGGTGAAAGAGCGTGATAACATTGACAAAGAAGTGAGTGAGATGCAGCAGAGATATGCAGAACTTTGTGAAGAAGTATTTTCTTCAGTTCAAGATGAGCATGGGAGCCCAGTTGATCCCAATGACTATACGCTGCAACAGATGCCTGATGGTACTGTATACCTTATCCCTCGCAATAGCAATCAAAGAGACAGAGATGAGCAATCAATGTAA
- the LOC135153656 gene encoding endoplasmic reticulum membrane sensor NFE2L1-like isoform X2 translates to MDVDFDEMGVAIVPQLQKTLPQLDPQEDMDLIESLWRQDIDMGVCPDTYPYKADLKPGFTDDLKKQGLDLWDYSIDGETGEYVPGPQQDFEEEVQRTVQPQVPVPHPPPPQDTQPPQESSLSLEDCLQLLEDEYSPDTAQSELSPGLSQQETEQRWHDLATIPELQGSIPELLPTPNLNNTQEEYSTQQPLFIPPVANVTGSLVPEVTELSQPQLLNDVFAVNASTNGMVSLQNATQSQQQPILLPPTRNDSFNNFPNVDAQSHSTNATASAPSNNMTDYLMQTLQMNAVSASAPFPAANLSTAENSSSLLMELLNSPSSAHPINPLDLDFDEQMQDVIAALGEDSESLTNDEDSDGSIFEGEGATGYSSSSDQDSFKGATGGYGFSRGHERQYGSDSSSNSYSSQPPKMENVKHNHSYAAPSQSQMQNGNGAQNMSHNGTNGSSKLNRDEKRAKALKLPLCIEKIINLPVDSFNDLMKKYELTDPQMQLVRDIRRRGKNKVAAQNCRKRKIDAIQFVESTVGELRMERDKLVKERDNIDKEVSEMQQRYAELCEEVFSSVQDEHGSPVDPNDYTLQQMPDGTVYLIPRNSNQRDRDEQSM, encoded by the exons GATATGGACTTGATTGAAAGCCTATGGAGACAGGATATTGATATGGGTGTTTGTCCTGACACCTACCCCTATAAGGCAGACCTAAAACCAGGGTTTACAGATGACCTCAAAAAACAAGGCCTTGACTTGTGGGATTACAGCATAGATGGAGAGACAGGAGAATATGTACCTGGGCCTCAACAAGATTTTGAAGAAGAAGTGCAACGAACAGTCCAACCTCAAGTACCAGTTCCTCATCCTCCTCCACCTCAAGACACACAGCCTCCACAAGAAAGCAGTCTGTCATTGGAAGACTGTTTACAGCTCCTAGAAGATGAGTATTCACCAGACACAGCGCAATCTGAACTTTCCCCTGGGCTTAGTCAGCAAGAAACAGAACAGAGGTGGCATGACCTTGCCACTATTCCAGAACTTCAAGGTAGTATTCCTGAGTTACTgccaacaccaaatcttaacaaCACACAAGAAGAGTACTCCACTCAGCAACCACTTTTTATCCCACCAGTGGCTAATGTCACTGGAAGTCTGGTTCCAGAGGTCACTGAACTGTCACAGCCTCAGCTGTTGAATGATGTCTTTGCTGTGAATGCTTCCACCAATGGCATGGTGAGCTTGCAGAATGCCACCCAGTCACAGCAGCAACCTATACTTTTGCCTCCCACACGCAACGACTCATTTAACAACTTTCCAAATGTGGATGCGCAGAGTCACTCTACAAATGCCACTGCAAGTGCTCCTTCTAACAACATGACAGACTACTTGATGCAAACATTGCAGATGAATGCAGTCAGTGCCTCAGCACCTTTCCCTGCTGCCAACCTCAGTACAGCAGAAAACAGCAGCTCTCTCCTCATGGAACTCCTTAACTCGCCAAGCTCTGCTCATCCAATCAACCCATTGGATCTCGACTTTGATGAACAGATGCAAGATGTAATTGCTGCTCTTGGAGAAGACTCTGAGTCCCTGACGAATGATGAAGACAGTG ATGGATCAATCTTTGAAGGTGAGGGTGCAACTGGTTACTCATCTAGCTCAGATCAAGACAGCTTCAAGGGTGCAACTGGAGGATATGGTTTTTCAAGAG GTCACGAGCGGCAGTATGGCAGTGATTCCAGCAGTAACAGCTACAGTAGTCAACCCCCTAAGATGGAGAATGTGAAACACAACCATTCATATGCTGCACCTTCACAATCCCAGATGCAGAATGGCAATGGTGCACAAAACATGAGCCATAATGGAACAAATGGCAGCTCCAAGTTGAATCGAGATGAGAAGCGTGCCAAGGCTCTAAAACTTCCACTCTGCATTGAAAAGATCATTAACCTGCCCGTTGATTCTTTCAATGACTTGATGAAAAAATACGAGCTCACAGATCCTCAGATGCAGCTTGTCCGTGATATCAGGAGGCGTGGGAAAAACAAAGTCGCTGCTCAGAATTGCCGTAAACGTAAAATAGATGCCATCCAGTTTGTGGAATCAACAGTTGGTGAGCTGAGGATGGAGAGAGACAAGCTGGTGAAAGAGCGTGATAACATTGACAAAGAAGTGAGTGAGATGCAGCAGAGATATGCAGAACTTTGTGAAGAAGTATTTTCTTCAGTTCAAGATGAGCATGGGAGCCCAGTTGATCCCAATGACTATACGCTGCAACAGATGCCTGATGGTACTGTATACCTTATCCCTCGCAATAGCAATCAAAGAGACAGAGATGAGCAATCAATGTAA